TTTCATCAACAACGAGGGCAATATCTTCCAAAACAGGTGGAAAAGTTGAAATCGACTGGAATGAATGCCATGCAGGCATCAGTGACAGGATGCTCTCGAGATCCAGGTCTGCAACCAGAATTTTGTGTCTTCCCAACTCGTAAGCACTAGCAACCTGTGGGTGAAGTTGACCTAGTTTACCCAGAATCTGTTCACTTGACTTAACCTGAGCACTTTGACCGGGATGGAGTTCAACTGTTGTCAATGGTTCAAAAGCCAGCGATGGCACGTGAAGTCGTGAGAGCAGAGATTCCACCAGCCCTTTCAGGTCAAAGAAATCGAGCGATGGCTGCTTATCAGTCGTATCCCAGTGATCTGTTGACCGCTGTCCAGTTATTGTAATGACCAGTCGCCTGGATTCTTCAGGCAGCCTGGCATCTGATTTTGGAATGTACACATTCCCTATCTCGAACAAGTTCACCGTAGAGCGGTGTTTCAAGTTCATCGCAGCCACCTGCAGCACGCTGGCGAGCACACTGCGGCGCATGATGCCTCGTTCGCTGTGAATGGGATTCGCCAGCTCAACTGCTGATCCGGAGATTCCCAGTGGTGCTTCGCGTTCAGGGGAAGTCAGTGCATAACTCATCACTTCCTGCAGTCCCAGACCAGCCAGAACATCCCGTACACGCTCTTCGCCCATCAGCGATGGATTATCGAGCTGTTGAGGCAAAGCATCTGCCAGCGATGTGACAGGCAACTTGTCATAGCCATAGATTCGGGCAATGTCTTCCACGACATCCGCTGCACCATGCTGAATATCAACACGATGCGCAGGTGGAACTACGGTGAGAACTGCACCACCGGGGGGAATATCCACACGGTATTCCAGTGAACGGAGAATGCGTTCCATGTCCTGAACAGGAATTACCATGCCGAGCAATCGTTCAACGTATGCCAGTTCGAGTTTAATGGGAGCAGGCGTCAGCGGAGCCGGATAGCAATCAACGGCACCCTGGCAGACCATACCACTTGCCAACTGACGCAGATACTCAGCTGTGCCCTCAGCAGTAGGTAAGGCCAGCTCTGGATGCAGCCCTTTGCTGAAACGCATGCTCGCTTCGCTAAAGAGATTGAGTTCGCGGGCAGTCTTGCGAATCGTTGCAGCATTGAAATGGGCTGATTCGAGTAAGACACGAGTGGTTTTGTCGCTGACTTCCGTTTCCAATCCACCCATCACGCCAGCCAGGGCGATTACACCTGCGGTATCAGCAATTACCAGATGATGCGGTTCGAGTTTACGTTCCACATTATCGAGCGTTACCAGTTTTTCCCCGGCTTGGGCGAGACGCACTGTCAACTCAGGCGACTTGCCACCTGCTCGCTTAACCAGAGTATCGTAATCAAAAGCATGCAGTGGCTGCCCCAACAACAGCATCATGTAATTGGTGATATCAACAATATTATTGATTGGTCGCATGCCCGCGAGAGTCAGTCTGCGCTGCATCCAGTGAGGCGATGGCTGCACCTTCACCTGCTCGATGAGCATGGCTGTATAACGCCGGGACAGTGTTGAATCAGCAATCTCTATCGAAACTTTGTCAGCAATAGCAGGTCCCTGCTGAGATACGGCAAGTGATGGTGATTTGAGACGTTGCCCTGTGATGGCTGCTACCTCGCGGGCCAATCCCAGGATCGAGTTGCATCGTGCCATGTTGGGTAGAACATCTATCTCCAGAACGATGTCGCCTAGCAGATCAACCAGTGGCGCACCAACGGGTGTCTCTCCCGGCAGCAACAGAATGCCTTCATGATCGTCGGAGATACCCAGTTCACGAACTGAGCAGACCATCGAATCGCTGGGGAAACCCCGGATTGGTTTTGGCTTGAGTTCTTTCAGTTCCTTCTTATCAGAGTAGCCATCAAAAAGGATGGCACCCGCGTAGGCCAACACAACCACCTGGCCACTTTCACCAGGATTGATGTTCCCGGCACCGGTAATAACCGTTTTCGGCTCGCCACCTTTGCCCAGGTCAAGTTTGACGAACTTGAGTTTGTCGGTTTCAGGCACTTTGGAAATTTCGAGTATGCGGGCAGTGACAATCTTGTCCTTGGCCCAGACCGGCCCCGGGTCTTCAATCTTGCATTTCAATCCTTCCGGCACACTCACCCCAATCAGCCTGGCACTAATGACTTCCAGCCCGGCCAGAGTCAGTTTGTCAACCAACTCAGGGATAGAAACCGTGATATCAACGTATTCTTTAAGCCAGGAAACAGGCAACTTCATGAACAATATCCTGATGAATTAGATTGAGAGATTCCCTAAGTGTAAACGCATAGAAGTCATACGGAGTGGGTGCCACGGTTTGCGTGTACTCACGTTAACCGTGCCAATTCACTGCATAGTTATCAATGCGGGCTAACATCGATGGCAGCCCGAAGCGCCAGCGAGGGGATATCTGCAATAACTTACTGTCCTTGCACAATACCCTTTGCTCGCGCTGCGGGCTGTCATCTCATTTCCATGCTGTTTAGTATATGGCTTGTTGCAGTCTCACAAGGTAGATGCAATTTGCTTGCATTTGGTTCACACATCGAAGATGCTACAACTCTTGCCTTGGTAATTCCTGCCTGGATGTCGTTATGTGCCATGTTTGTGCTTTGCTTAGCCTTCTAATCCCAAGTCTGCTGCTGGCTGCTGACCCACCAGGACAGGTTTTCTCTCCCCCTCGATTGCCTGCAGATGGCAGACTGAAGCCCTATCACCTGGATCGCCCTTTCCAGTTCGCTGCTGACTACTCTTCTAAAGAAGCCTGGGAGAAGCGTGCCGCAACACTCAAGACACAACTGCTCGTTTCGCTTGGCCTGTACCCCATGCCAGAGAAGACACCTCTCAATGCTGTAGTTCATGGCAAGATTGACAAGGGCGATTACACCATCGAAAAAGTCTACTTTGCCAGCCTGCCGGGACATTATGTCTGTGGCAACCTGTATCGGCCCAAGAAGGTGTCAGGCAAACTGCCGGTGGTACTAAACCCGCATGGCCATTTTGCTGAAGGCCGGTTCACCCGCGAATCAGATGCCACGGTCAAACGCGATCTGGCTTCCAAGGGTGAAGAACGGGAAAGCGGCGCTCGTTATCCCCTGCAAGCCGCTGCGGTCGGCATCTGCAGGCTAGGTTGCATTGTCTTCCATTACGATATGGTAGGCTACGCCGATACGACACAACCCATTCCGCATCGTGTGGGTTTTAATGCATTGCAGGCTGAGTTGCGACTGCAAAGCTTTCTAGGACTGCAAACCTGGAACAGCATTCGCGCCCTCGATTTCGTCTGCGAATTGCCTGATGTAGACAACAGCAGGATCGGCGTCACCGGGGCCAGTGGCGGAGGCACGCAAACCTTCCTGCTCTGTGCACTTGATCCCAGGCCCACTGTCTCGTTCCCTGCAGTCATGGTCTCAGCCAACATGCAGGGCGGTTGCATCTGCGAAAATGCCTCGCTGCTTCGGGTAGGCACCAACAATGTTGAAATCGCTGCCCTCTTCGCACCCAAGCCACAAGCCATGACCGGCGCCGATGATTGGACCAAAGACATTGAAACCCGCGGTTTGCCTGAACTCAAAAAGATTTACGGCCTGTATGATGCTGCTGACAAGGTGAATGCAAAATACTATTCCTTCCCTCACAACTACAACCAGGTGAGCCGGGAAATAATCTATGCCTGGTTCAATGAACATCTGAAACTGGGCCACACGGGTTCGCTCAAGGAAAAACCTTTTGAGCCTGTGAATCCCAAAGAACTCAGCGTATTTGATACGGAACATCCGAGGCCGAAAGACTGGTTACCCGCAGATCGTTTGCAGGAAACGATGACCGCGGCCAGCGAAGCACAGTTAAAAGCAGTTAAAACAAGAGACGCGAAAGAATACCGTCAATTGCAATACACTGCCCTCTCTGCTATTTGCCAGACGAGTTACCCTGCACCCGGA
This genomic stretch from Planctomycetia bacterium harbors:
- a CDS encoding phenylalanine--tRNA ligase subunit beta, with translation MKLPVSWLKEYVDITVSIPELVDKLTLAGLEVISARLIGVSVPEGLKCKIEDPGPVWAKDKIVTARILEISKVPETDKLKFVKLDLGKGGEPKTVITGAGNINPGESGQVVVLAYAGAILFDGYSDKKELKELKPKPIRGFPSDSMVCSVRELGISDDHEGILLLPGETPVGAPLVDLLGDIVLEIDVLPNMARCNSILGLAREVAAITGQRLKSPSLAVSQQGPAIADKVSIEIADSTLSRRYTAMLIEQVKVQPSPHWMQRRLTLAGMRPINNIVDITNYMMLLLGQPLHAFDYDTLVKRAGGKSPELTVRLAQAGEKLVTLDNVERKLEPHHLVIADTAGVIALAGVMGGLETEVSDKTTRVLLESAHFNAATIRKTARELNLFSEASMRFSKGLHPELALPTAEGTAEYLRQLASGMVCQGAVDCYPAPLTPAPIKLELAYVERLLGMVIPVQDMERILRSLEYRVDIPPGGAVLTVVPPAHRVDIQHGAADVVEDIARIYGYDKLPVTSLADALPQQLDNPSLMGEERVRDVLAGLGLQEVMSYALTSPEREAPLGISGSAVELANPIHSERGIMRRSVLASVLQVAAMNLKHRSTVNLFEIGNVYIPKSDARLPEESRRLVITITGQRSTDHWDTTDKQPSLDFFDLKGLVESLLSRLHVPSLAFEPLTTVELHPGQSAQVKSSEQILGKLGQLHPQVASAYELGRHKILVADLDLESILSLMPAWHSFQSISTFPPVLEDIALVVDETLPADKLEAEIKAGGGELLRGIRLFDVYRGQNLPAGKKSLAYALTYQAMDRSLTDKEVSKVRAKIVGRVEKLLGAVLRA
- a CDS encoding acetylxylan esterase, translating into MCHVCALLSLLIPSLLLAADPPGQVFSPPRLPADGRLKPYHLDRPFQFAADYSSKEAWEKRAATLKTQLLVSLGLYPMPEKTPLNAVVHGKIDKGDYTIEKVYFASLPGHYVCGNLYRPKKVSGKLPVVLNPHGHFAEGRFTRESDATVKRDLASKGEERESGARYPLQAAAVGICRLGCIVFHYDMVGYADTTQPIPHRVGFNALQAELRLQSFLGLQTWNSIRALDFVCELPDVDNSRIGVTGASGGGTQTFLLCALDPRPTVSFPAVMVSANMQGGCICENASLLRVGTNNVEIAALFAPKPQAMTGADDWTKDIETRGLPELKKIYGLYDAADKVNAKYYSFPHNYNQVSREIIYAWFNEHLKLGHTGSLKEKPFEPVNPKELSVFDTEHPRPKDWLPADRLQETMTAASEAQLKAVKTRDAKEYRQLQYTALSAICQTSYPAPGTTIAKQLGFDQREGYSIWKGTQSRKGTEDEIPMVAIVPDKAKQSGVAVVWASANGKASLFKEDGTHTDKVQALLDSGAAVIGADVFMTGEWHLPGKPTPLPMVPQKYHKDIPFLGYWLGYNRSIPAQRAHDLLSVIAHLKQRKDVKEVWLIDAGGASPWANIAAILAGDKLSKATLQTDEIDFSKVNSPEHPMLLPGGLKYFRDQGFWQSGSAKQ